The following are from one region of the Advenella mimigardefordensis DPN7 genome:
- a CDS encoding metallophosphoesterase, protein MAYVHTFDLNRVGRDFVVGDIHGHYTKLMHALDNVAFDAGQDRLFSVGDLVDRGTENEPVVNLIGTGWFFPVCGNHDDYAIRYHRIGRMDEDNYRRNGGSWFIETSTDKREKLVAQLERLPMAIEVATINGRIGIVHADVPCRHWNNLERYLTSKSGRQRVMWSRDRFERQDTTRVDGVDHVIVGHNCHPDIITLGNVHHIDTGGWLPDEHKGHFTLLEISKPGLL, encoded by the coding sequence ATGGCGTATGTGCACACATTCGATCTGAATCGCGTCGGTCGCGATTTCGTTGTTGGTGATATTCATGGTCACTATACAAAGCTGATGCACGCTTTAGATAATGTGGCCTTTGATGCCGGCCAAGACCGGTTGTTCTCGGTGGGTGATCTGGTTGATCGTGGCACTGAAAATGAACCGGTGGTGAATCTGATTGGTACAGGGTGGTTTTTTCCGGTTTGCGGCAACCATGACGATTACGCCATTCGCTACCATCGGATTGGCCGGATGGATGAAGACAATTATCGGCGTAACGGTGGCAGTTGGTTTATTGAGACCAGTACGGACAAAAGGGAAAAGCTGGTAGCCCAACTGGAACGTCTGCCTATGGCTATAGAGGTGGCAACGATAAACGGGCGGATTGGCATCGTACATGCAGACGTACCCTGTCGGCACTGGAACAATCTTGAACGCTATTTAACCTCCAAATCGGGTCGCCAGCGAGTAATGTGGTCACGCGATCGATTTGAACGCCAGGACACGACAAGGGTTGATGGAGTAGATCACGTCATCGTCGGGCACAATTGCCATCCAGATATTATCACGCTTGGCAATGTGCATCATATTGACACGGGTGGCTGGCTACCCGATGAGCACAAGGGGCATTTTACCTTGCTGGAAATCAGCAAGCCGGGGCTGCTGTAA
- a CDS encoding GNAT family N-acetyltransferase, protein MLNIVVRSEQPGDLGAISLVTRTAFEPEAFSSHTEQFIVDALRRAGQLTVSLVADNAGAIVGHIAFSPINVSSGEQGWYGLGPVSVLPQWQGQGVGTRLIRSGLEQLQSMGARGCVVLGDPDFYCRFGFKNSESLVYTDAPARYFQAMAFVGEVATGQVQFQKAFEATQ, encoded by the coding sequence ATGTTGAATATAGTCGTACGTAGCGAACAACCAGGCGACCTTGGTGCCATCTCACTGGTCACCAGAACAGCATTCGAACCGGAAGCGTTCTCCAGTCACACCGAACAGTTTATTGTTGATGCACTCAGGCGTGCCGGACAGCTAACTGTCTCTCTGGTGGCCGATAACGCTGGCGCGATCGTGGGACATATTGCGTTTTCACCCATCAACGTTTCTTCAGGTGAGCAGGGCTGGTATGGACTGGGGCCCGTCAGTGTGCTGCCTCAGTGGCAGGGGCAGGGTGTGGGTACACGACTCATCCGGTCCGGGCTTGAGCAATTGCAAAGCATGGGAGCGCGTGGCTGCGTCGTTCTGGGTGACCCGGATTTCTACTGTCGCTTCGGTTTCAAAAACAGTGAGTCTCTCGTATATACGGACGCGCCTGCGCGGTATTTTCAGGCAATGGCTTTCGTTGGGGAGGTCGCGACTGGTCAGGTACAGTTTCAAAAGGCTTTTGAGGCTACGCAGTAG